One stretch of Deinococcus fonticola DNA includes these proteins:
- a CDS encoding YebC/PmpR family DNA-binding transcriptional regulator: protein MAGHSKWAQIKRKKGANDKKRSAMYSKHIRAIQAAVRSGGSGDPAGNLSLKNAIAAAKADTVPVDNIDNAIKRAVGAGEGAADFKEQTYEGYGPGGTAIFIETLTDNVNRTVADIRSVFNKRGGSMGNSGSVAWQFEKKGVLLLQDTSEKAQEVAIENGAEDIQESEDGLEISTAPNDLYAVQDALGAAGFNVESGQITMLPSNTVAVSGDDARKLLTLVEYLEELDDVQNVYTNADLPDDIE, encoded by the coding sequence ATGGCCGGTCATAGCAAGTGGGCGCAGATCAAGCGCAAAAAGGGAGCCAACGACAAGAAACGCAGCGCGATGTACAGCAAGCACATTCGCGCCATTCAGGCCGCCGTGCGTTCAGGCGGCAGCGGTGACCCGGCGGGCAACCTCAGCCTGAAAAACGCCATTGCCGCCGCCAAGGCCGACACGGTGCCGGTGGACAACATCGACAACGCCATCAAGCGCGCGGTGGGGGCGGGCGAAGGCGCCGCCGACTTCAAGGAGCAGACCTACGAAGGTTACGGCCCCGGCGGCACCGCCATTTTCATCGAGACGCTGACCGACAACGTCAACCGCACCGTGGCCGACATCCGCAGCGTGTTCAACAAGCGCGGCGGCAGCATGGGCAACAGCGGCAGCGTGGCCTGGCAGTTCGAGAAAAAAGGCGTCCTGCTGCTGCAAGACACCAGCGAGAAGGCGCAGGAAGTCGCCATCGAGAACGGCGCCGAGGACATTCAGGAATCCGAGGACGGCCTGGAAATCAGCACCGCCCCGAACGACCTGTACGCCGTGCAGGACGCCCTGGGCGCCGCGGGTTTCAACGTGGAAAGTGGCCAGATCACCATGCTGCCCAGCAACACCGTGGCGGTGAGTGGCGACGACGCCCGCAAACTCCTGACCCTGGTCGAGTATCTGGAAGAACTGGACGACGTCCAGAACGTGTATACGAACGCCGACCTGCCCGACGACATCGAGTAA
- a CDS encoding GNAT family N-acetyltransferase encodes MTTLHPALQGEKVVLARLRQEDIPELARFFSNLELTTYLGGSGQAYSLEDERAYFESISKSSAGQVTFGIYDVADGRLLGGIDLRDINHRHGTAELGVSIHDPACWSGGYGSEAVRLMTGYGVFHLGLHNIMLRVFSFNTRGIRAYQKVGFQEFGRRRGTVRLGHERFDTVFMEITAEQVDTAALRAQLHLLP; translated from the coding sequence ATGACCACCCTTCATCCGGCCCTGCAAGGAGAAAAAGTTGTTCTGGCACGCCTGCGCCAGGAGGACATTCCCGAGTTGGCGCGGTTTTTCAGCAACCTGGAGCTCACCACCTACCTCGGCGGCTCCGGGCAGGCTTACAGCCTGGAGGACGAACGCGCCTACTTCGAGTCCATCAGCAAAAGCAGCGCGGGGCAGGTCACCTTCGGGATTTACGATGTGGCGGATGGTCGCCTGCTGGGCGGCATCGACCTGCGCGACATCAACCACCGTCACGGCACGGCGGAACTGGGCGTCAGCATTCACGACCCGGCCTGCTGGAGCGGCGGCTACGGTTCCGAGGCGGTGCGCCTGATGACCGGGTACGGCGTGTTTCACCTGGGGCTGCACAACATCATGCTGCGGGTGTTCTCGTTCAACACGCGGGGCATCCGCGCCTACCAGAAAGTCGGGTTTCAGGAGTTCGGGCGGCGCCGGGGCACCGTGCGTCTGGGGCACGAGCGCTTCGACACGGTGTTCATGGAAATCACCGCCGAGCAGGTGGACACGGCGGCCCTGCGGGCGCAACTGCACCTGTTGCCCTGA